The Acidicapsa ligni DNA window AACACGCTCGCGGCCAGATACCGGGGCTCGGGCTGCTGTGCGTACAACGCCTCCGCCATCCGAGTAAGAGATAACATCTTCTGAGAAGAGACCTTCCAGCGCAGCCATATCTCCCTTTTGCGCAGCATCGATAAAAGCCTCCAGAAGGCGCCGCTGCTCCTCCAAACTGGAAGGTGCGCGCCGCTCATCTGCGATATGTTTGCGGGCGCGGGAGACGAGTTGTCGAGTATTTGCTTCCTCCATTTGAAGGATGTCCGCGATCTGGCGATAAGAGTAATCGAACGCTTCGCGCAGAACATATGCGGCACGTTCCGTCGGAGACAGTTTCTCAAGGAGCAGCAGGATTGCGAGCCTCAATGCTTCGCCGCGTTCCGCACCTAATGCGGGATCGTTACTGGTGTCCACCGGTTCGGGAAGCCAAGTGCCAACATAGGTTTCTCGCCGCGATCTCGCGCTCTGAGCGAAATTGATACACATTCGTGTTGTAGTTGTGGCTAGAAATGCCGGAGGGGTCTCAACCACACTTCTATCAATCGCCTGCCACCGCAACCAAACGTCTTGTACGATATCTTCGGCTTCCGCGGC harbors:
- a CDS encoding RNA polymerase sigma-70 factor, yielding MAIAMAERPKSQLVSSTGLSARTSEHDDGLETFTKVRPRLFGIAYRMLGSAAEAEDIVQDVWLRWQAIDRSVVETPPAFLATTTTRMCINFAQSARSRRETYVGTWLPEPVDTSNDPALGAERGEALRLAILLLLEKLSPTERAAYVLREAFDYSYRQIADILQMEEANTRQLVSRARKHIADERRAPSSLEEQRRLLEAFIDAAQKGDMAALEGLFSEDVISYSDGGGVVRTAARAPVSGRERVAKFIAAFASHFWTGMTLKWIETNGQASALLSRDGVPVALAAIDTSEQGIHQIMWIMRPSKLAAIFN